In the genome of Octopus sinensis linkage group LG12, ASM634580v1, whole genome shotgun sequence, one region contains:
- the LOC115217891 gene encoding uncharacterized protein LOC115217891 codes for MGCTRNPKGKTCHILMDGTGNPKGKTCHTLIECTRNPKGKTCHILMDGTGNPKGKTCHTLIECTRNPKGKTCHTLIECTRNPKGKTCHILMDGTGNLKGKTCHTLIECTRNPKGKTCHTLIECTRNPKDKTCHSLMEYTRNPKDKTGHMLMECTRNPKGKICHTLMECTRNPKGKTCHMLMDGTRNPKDKTCHSLMEYTRNPKDKTGHMLMECTHNPKGKICHTLECLAIQRAADAVGGLRGE; via the coding sequence ATGGGCTGTACCCGTAATCCAAAAGGCAAAACTTGTCACATACTGATGGATGGTACCGGTAATCCAAAGGGCAAAACTTGTCACACACTGATAGAATGTACCCGTAATCCAAAGGGCAAAACTTGTCACATACTGATGGATGGTACCGGTAATCCAAAGGGCAAAACTTGTCACACACTGATAGAATGTACCCGTAATCCAAAGGGCAAAACTTGTCACACACTGATAGAATGTACCCGTAATCCAAAGGGCAAAACTTGTCACATACTGATGGATGGTACCGGTAATCTAAAGGGCAAAACTTGTCACACACTGATAGAATGTACCCGTAATCCAAAGGGCAAAACTTGTCACACACTGATAGAATGTACCCGTAATCCAAAGGACAAAACTTGTCACTCGTTGATGGAGTATACTCGTAATCCAAAGGACAAAACTGGTCACATGCTGATGGAGTGTACCCGTAATCCAAAGGGCAAAATTTGTCACACACTGATGGAATGTACCCGTAATCCAAAGGGCAAAACTTGTCACATGCTGATGGATGGTACCCGTAATCCAAAGGACAAAACTTGTCACTCGCTGATGGAGTATACTCGTAATCCAAAGGACAAAACTGGTCACATGCTGATGGAGTGTACCCATAATCCAAAGGGCAAAATTTGTCACACGCTGGAGTGTCTTGCGATCCAAAGGGCAGCAGATGCTGTCGGTGGATTACGTGGAGAGTGA